The proteins below are encoded in one region of Manis pentadactyla isolate mManPen7 chromosome 2, mManPen7.hap1, whole genome shotgun sequence:
- the C1GALT1C1L gene encoding LOW QUALITY PROTEIN: C1GALT1-specific chaperone 1-like protein (The sequence of the model RefSeq protein was modified relative to this genomic sequence to represent the inferred CDS: inserted 6 bases in 3 codons; substituted 3 bases at 3 genomic stop codons), translating into MLNTRAVYVELARLARVQSSVYAIFHFMVGCYSRSPKRRCSADLTARRAPPPRTTRPAPTPPPSRHHPEAASPPGGQSGRGMQLRSIYRALVTMFRQINIRHXGETQDHEHHHLRPPNKIFLKISEVQNLILSKSIRIYCILEESNHEHXWAVREEAWTKPCDKAEPYSTKKNSSWTQMKXKLNXVSEKYNYNWFFLACPTTFSVXKLLKCLLFDLVTPSKPFYLGHTIIXGDLEYVPHDLEGGIPLCIEPEKCADQSVIWKLPGYAAGSRSEIYRSYYAENADDSQGRDVFNTKPVAYLAQETMSNNPQQVVEGYCSGMTITFNGLTPGKMIVMTYGVYWLMPSGHYFKDTLVFLPPNGSEND; encoded by the exons ATGCTCAACACTAGAGCCGTCTATGTCGAGCTGGCTAGACTCGCTAGAGTCCAGAGCTCAGTCTAtgctattttccattttatggTTGGCTGCTATTCCAGAAGTCCAAAACGTCGGTGTTCTGCAGACCTCACGGCACGCCGGGCTCCACCCCCACGGACCACACGCCCGGCCCCGACCCCACCTCCTTCTCGACACCACCCGGAGGCAGCCTCGCCGCCGGGTGGCCAATCGGGGAGG GGTATGCAGCTCAGAAGCATCTACCGTGCTTTGGTAACTATGTTTAGGCAAATTAACATTCGACA CGGTGAGACTCAAGACCATGAGCACCATCATCTACGCCCACCtaacaaaatatttcttaaaatttcagaAGTGCAAAATTTGATTCTTAGTAAAAGTATCCGTATTTACTGCATCCTCGAAGAATCCAACCATGAGCATTAGTGGGCTGTAAGGGAAGAGGCTTGGACCAAACCCTGTGACAAAGCAGAGCCCTACAGTACTAAAAAGAATAGTTCCTGGACACAGATGAA TAAACTTAACTAAGTCTCTGAAAAGTACAACTACAACTGGTTCTTTCTTGCATGTCCCACTACATTTTCTGTTTGAAAATTACTGAAGTGTCTTCTGTTCGATTTAGTAACTCCATCAAAACCCTTTTATCTAGGCCACACTATCAT TGGAGATCTTGAATATGTGCCACATGATCTGGAAGGAGGAATTCCCTTATGTATAGAGCCTGAAAAGTGTGCAGATCAAAGTGTGATTTGGAAGTTACCTGGATATGCAGCTGGCAGCAGGTCTGAAATATACAGGAGTTATTATGCAGAAAATGCAGATGATTCTCAAGGAAgagatgtatttaatacaaaaCCAGTTGCATATCTTGCTCAAGAGACAATGTCTAATAACCCCCAGCAAGTAGTAGAAGGCTACTGTTCAGGTATGACTATTACCTTTAATGGATTGACTCCTGGAAAGATGATAGTAATGACGTATGGTGTGTACTGGCTCATGCCATCTGGACATTATTTTAAAGACACACTGGTTTTCTTGCCtccaaatggttcagaaaatgACTGA